In Deltaproteobacteria bacterium, the sequence GCTCCGGCTGCTCGCGCGCCGTCAGGCGACGATCCGCGAGGAAGAGCGCAAGCGGGTCGGCTTCGACCTCCACGACGACGTCTGTCAGGAGTTGGTGGGCATCGGCATCCTCGTCGAGTCGCTGCGGCGGAGGCTCGGTCCGATGCCGGCGGAGGTGGGCGCCGAGTTCGACCGCGTGGGGCGGTACGTCGGCGAGGTGGTCGAGCACCTCCGCCTCCTCGCGCGCGAGCTCCGGCCGTTCCTGCTGCGCGAGGTCGGACTCGCCGGCAGCCTGCGCTCGCTGGTCGACGGCATGACGTCGCCGCGGCTCGCCGTCACCATCGACCTCGAGACGCCGATCCCGCGCCTCGACGAGGAGACCGAGGTCAGCGTCTACCGCATCGCGCAGGAGGCGCTGACCAACGCCGTTCGCCACGCCGGCGCGCGCGCGATCGTGATCGCCCTCGCGGCCGTCGACGGCACGCTCGTCCTGCGCGTGCGGGACGACGGACACGGCTTCGACCCCGCGGCGAAGCCGGCCGCGGCGCTCGGCCTCGCCAGCATGGAGGAGCGCGCGCTCGCGCTCGGCGGTCGGCTCGACGTCCGCTCGGAGCCGGGCGCCGGCACGACGGTCACGCTCCGCTCCCCGCTCGATGCCCGCCGCGGGACGCCGGTCAGGGAGCGTGCGGGTTCGTCTCCCACACGATCTTCTTCTCCCCCTTCAAGAGCGACCACACCGCGAGCAGCGGCGCGAGATTGACGAGACAGAAGTAGAGCGGGATGAACGCGCCGCGCGGCCGGATCCCGAGGCGGTCGAGGACGAGTCCCGCGAGGGCCGCGCCGTAGAAGGCGACCTGCGCCGCGAAGGTCAGCTGGTAGAACCGGCGGTCGAGCAGGAACGCGTTCGCGACGAACGTCAGGATCAGCAGGAACGGAATGCCCCACCGCAGCAGGCGGTGCGAGATCAGCTGGAAGAGCAGGAAGGGGTGTCGGAGCGGATTCAGCGCCTCGCGCATGAAGCCGACTCCGCGGATGCCGCGGTTCACGACGCGGGCCCGCCGCTTGAGCTCGTCGCCCATCTGCTTCGACTCGGCGACCTCCCAGCAGGTCGCGTCGTCCTCGACGACCGAGCGGTAGCCCTTCAGGAGCGCGCGCGCCGGCTGGACGAAGTCGCTGATCGCGGCCGGGTCGAGGTGGGAGTAGAGGCACTTCCGCATCGAGTAGATGCAGCCGGTCGCGCCGATCACGGTGAAGATCCGGCTCTCCCAGCGCCGGATCGACGCCTCGTAGCTCCAGTACATCTGGCGGCCCTTGGCGCTCGCCTCCTCGCCGTCGCGGACGTAGCGCACGTCGCCGCCGACGCTGCCGACGAGCGGGTCGGCGTAGTTCGCGACCATCGCCCGGACGGCCTGGCGGTCGTACATCGTCGTGGCGTCGGAAAAGACGAGGATCTCGCCGCGCGCGACCTCGGCGGCGCGGTTCTGGCCGACGGTCTTCCCGCCGCGCGGCAGGTCGAGCAGCGTGACGCGCTCCGGATGCCGGACCGCGTACTCCCCCACGATGCGATTGGTGCCGTCGTTCGATCCGTCCGACGCCACCAGGATGTCGAAACGGTCGGCGGGATAATCGAGCGCGAGCGAGTTCTCGAGCTTCTTCGCGATCGCCTGCTCCTCGTTGTACGCCGCGATCACCATCGTCACGGTCGGCGTGATGGGCGCCTTGGCGACGCGGCGCTGCACGACGCGCGACACCAGGAAGAGGAGCAGCGGATAGCCTACGTACACGTAGGCCATCGCGCCGGCGCAGATCCAGAAGAGGATCTCCATCAGGCGAGGTGCAGGCAGTCGCGCATGGGCGCGAAGCGGAAATCCCGCAGCAGGCGACGGAGCTTTGCTTCGGTGCGTCCGAGATTCACGTAGTGGCTGCTGAAGCCGCGCCTGCCGGCCGTCTTCATGCGCGGTTGATCCGGATCGACCTCCCATGGATGGATGTAGAAGACCGTGCCCTGGCCCTCCCGGTGATTGACCCGCCGCATCCCCCATTTCATGTAGGCATACGGGAAGATACGGAGCCAGCCGCCGCCGCCGAGCGGGAGGTTGCGGCCGAGGACCTCGGTGGTGGTGATCGGGAACTCGATGAGCCGGCGGCCGTCCCTCTCGCGGATCACGTACGGGAAGCGCTCGGCGTCGGGCATGCCGTAGAGCGTGTCCTTGACCGGGAAGACGCTCGAGTCGTAGCGGTAGCCGAGGTCGAGCAGCACGTCGGGGCCCCACTGCGACTTCGCCGTGAACGAGAACGACGGGGCGCGGTAGCCGAGGACGGCCTCGCCTGTGATGTCTTGCAGGGTGTTCTTGGCCCGCTCGACGTCGGCCCGGAACTGCTCACGGGTTTGCTCGTAGACGATCCGGTGGGCGTAGCCGTGCGAGGCGATCTCGTGGCCGGCGGCGTGGATCTGGCGGACGATCCCTGGCCAGCGCTCGGCGTTCCAGGTGAGGACGAAGAAGGTGCCCTTGACCCCGAACTCGTCGAGGACGGCGAGGATCTTCTCGGTGTTCCGGTGGACACGGGACTCGTAGCGATCCCAGGTATCGAACGGCACGACCGCATCGAAGTCGGCGACCTGGTACCAGTCCTCGACGTCGACGGAGAAGGCGTTCAACGGCGACTCGGAAGTGTGCGGAGTCATTGGCGATCGGATCCCCGACCATAGCCGAAGGCTCGACGCGGCAACAACCCGCGAGCTGGATGCCGGCGTGGTGTTCCAGATTGGCGCACGAAATCGACCTTCCGGAGCACGCGCGACGCGCGGATTCTCGTGCGTGGCTGCCCCCACCGGTGCTACAGAGCACGCGTACCCGTCCCGTTCCGGCGCCCGACCGGCCCTCGCGGCGGACGCCCATGGTGCCGTGATCCGCGTGCCGTCCCCGGGCGACATGCGGCCGCAGTCCTCAAGAAGGAGACTTCCCCCGTGCTTGCTTCCGCCCGCTCGACCCCGTTCGTCCTCGCGTTCGTCGGCCTCCTTGCCGCCGCGCCCGCGTTCGCCACGACCATCACCGTGCAGCCCTCCAACCAGGACGCGTTCATCCGCAAGAACTTCCCGAATCGGATCGCGGGCGCGAACCCCACCAATCAGCGCATCCGCGTCCAGGCCTCGCCGCCGAACACGCAGGTCTGGCGCGGGCTCGTGCAGTTCAGCCTCGCCGGCATTCCGTTGGGTTCGACGATCAACTCCGCCGTCGCCGAGATCTCCGCGGGCAACAACGCGAGCAACCCGGCGCTCGTGCACGGGCTGCACCGGATCACGGCGACGTGGCTGCAGAGCGCGGTGAAGTGGAACAACGCGCCGGCCTTCGTCGCCGCGCCGACCGCGACCGCGTTCGTCGGCACGAGCACGGGCTTCAAGGCGTTCACCGTGACACCCGACGTGCAGGCGGCGGTGAACCTCTGCGCCGCCGACCACGGCTGGCTGGTGAAGGACCAGAACGAGACCGCGAGCAACGACCAGGTGAACTACGTCTCCCTCGAGGACATCCACCCGGCGCAGCTCGTGAAGCGGCCGAAGCTCACCGTCGACTTCACGCCGCCACCCTGTTCGACGAACGCCGACTGCGCCGACGCCAACTTCTGCACGACCAACGAGCAGTGCATCGCCGGCGCGTGCGTGGTGACGCCGGTGAGCTGCGACGACGGCGACCCTTGTACCGACGACATCTGCGACTGCGCGTCGGGCTGCGTCAACGCCAACATCTGCAACGACGGCTTCACCTGCACGACCGACATCTGCGATCCCGGCACTCTCGAGTGCACCAACGTCAAGAACGACGCCGTCTGCAACGGCCAGTGCTCCGACGGGTACTGCGACGCCGACCCCGACAGCACCACCGTCGATCCGGTGACCGGCTGCGAGATCACGAGTACCGATCCCGACGGCAGCGCGTGCGACGACGGCGAGGCGTGTACGACCACCGACGAATGTACGGGCGGCGTGTGCGGCGGCGACGCGGTCGTCTGCACCCCGCTCTCGCAGTGCCACGA encodes:
- a CDS encoding DNRLRE domain-containing protein, translating into MLASARSTPFVLAFVGLLAAAPAFATTITVQPSNQDAFIRKNFPNRIAGANPTNQRIRVQASPPNTQVWRGLVQFSLAGIPLGSTINSAVAEISAGNNASNPALVHGLHRITATWLQSAVKWNNAPAFVAAPTATAFVGTSTGFKAFTVTPDVQAAVNLCAADHGWLVKDQNETASNDQVNYVSLEDIHPAQLVKRPKLTVDFTPPPCSTNADCADANFCTTNEQCIAGACVVTPVSCDDGDPCTDDICDCASGCVNANICNDGFTCTTDICDPGTLECTNVKNDAVCNGQCSDGYCDADPDSTTVDPVTGCEITSTDPDGSACDDGEACTTTDECTGGVCGGDAVVCTPLSQCHDAGTCNPGTGVCSNPVKPNGAACNDGTLCTAPDACDGAG
- a CDS encoding DUF3473 domain-containing protein, with translation MTPHTSESPLNAFSVDVEDWYQVADFDAVVPFDTWDRYESRVHRNTEKILAVLDEFGVKGTFFVLTWNAERWPGIVRQIHAAGHEIASHGYAHRIVYEQTREQFRADVERAKNTLQDITGEAVLGYRAPSFSFTAKSQWGPDVLLDLGYRYDSSVFPVKDTLYGMPDAERFPYVIRERDGRRLIEFPITTTEVLGRNLPLGGGGWLRIFPYAYMKWGMRRVNHREGQGTVFYIHPWEVDPDQPRMKTAGRRGFSSHYVNLGRTEAKLRRLLRDFRFAPMRDCLHLA
- a CDS encoding glycosyltransferase family 2 protein → MEILFWICAGAMAYVYVGYPLLLFLVSRVVQRRVAKAPITPTVTMVIAAYNEEQAIAKKLENSLALDYPADRFDILVASDGSNDGTNRIVGEYAVRHPERVTLLDLPRGGKTVGQNRAAEVARGEILVFSDATTMYDRQAVRAMVANYADPLVGSVGGDVRYVRDGEEASAKGRQMYWSYEASIRRWESRIFTVIGATGCIYSMRKCLYSHLDPAAISDFVQPARALLKGYRSVVEDDATCWEVAESKQMGDELKRRARVVNRGIRGVGFMREALNPLRHPFLLFQLISHRLLRWGIPFLLILTFVANAFLLDRRFYQLTFAAQVAFYGAALAGLVLDRLGIRPRGAFIPLYFCLVNLAPLLAVWSLLKGEKKIVWETNPHAP